The genome window GCCAGGCATTGGACAAGGCTCAATCGGCCAACAAACTGCAATCCCTCGCGGAGCTGGACGGCAAGGCGCCGACCAACCGCAAGCTTGACGTGCAAACCTGGACCACCGCCGAGGGCGCCAAGGTGCTGTTCGTCGAAGCGCATGAACTGCCGATGTTCGACATGCGCATCCTGTTCGCCGCCGGCAGCAGCCAGGATGGCAGCAGCCCCGGTGTGGCATTGCTGACCAACGCCATGCTTAACGAAGGCGTGCCGGGCAAGGATGTCAGCCAGATTGCCAGCGGCTTTGAAGGCCTGGGCGCCGACTTCGGCAATGGCGCCTATCGCGACATGGCGCTGGTGTCGCTGCGCAGCCTGAGCGACAGCGACAAGCGCGAGGCGGCCCTGGCACTGTTTGACGACGTGATCGGCAAGCCGACCTTCCCGGCCGATTCCCTGGCGCGGATCAAGAACCAGATCCTCGCCGGTTTTGAGTACCAGAAGCAGAACCCGGCCAAGCTGGCCAGCCTTGAACTGTTCAAGCGCCTGTACGGCGACCACCCTTACGCGCACCCGAGCGAAGGCACACCCGACAGCATCCCGAAAATTACCCTCGCGCAGTTGCAGGCGTTCCACGCCAAGGCTTACGCGGCGGGCAACGCGGTCATTGCAGTGGTCGGCGACTTGACCCGCGCCGAGGCCGAAGCCATGACTGCCAAGGTCTCCGCCTCATTGCCCAAAGGTCCGGCCCTGGCGAAGATCGCCCAGCCAACCGAACCGAAGGCCGGCCTGAGCCACATTGAGTTCCCGTCCAAGCAGACGCACCTGTTGTTCGCGCAACTGGGCATCGACCGCGCCGACCCGGATTACGCCGCGTTGTCCCTGGGCAACCAGATCCTCGGCGGCGGCGGCTTCGGCACCCGTTTGATGAGCGAAGTGCGCGAAAAGCGCGGCCTGACCTACGGCGTATATTCCGGCTTCTCACCGATGCAGGTGCGCGGCCCGTTCATGATCAACCTGCAAACCCGCGCCGAAATGAGCGGCGGCACCTTGCGCCTGGTTGAAGACGTGTTGGCCGACTACCTCAAGACCGGCCCGACGCAGAAGGAACTGGATGACGCCAAGCGCGAGCTGGCCGGCAGCTTCCCGCTGTCCACCGCGAGCAATGCCGATATCGTCGGGCAACTGGGCGCCATGGGTTTCTACAACCTGCCGCTGAGCTATCTGGAAGATTTCATGAAACAATCCCAGGCCCTGACCGTAGAACAGGTGAAGGCTGCGATGAATAAACACTTGAGCGCCGACAAGATGGTCATCGTGACCGCCGGCCCGACGATTGCGCAAAAGCCACTACCGCCCCCCACTGATAAACCTGCCGAGCAGCCGCTCGGGGTTCCGGAGCATTAATGGCCAGTTCATCTCGCCCGAAAAAACCCGTCCACAACGTCCATAACGGTGTGGGCCAACTGCGCATCATTGGTGGCGAATGGGGCAGCCGCAAGCTGAGCTTCCCCGACGTCGTCGGCCTGCGTCCAACCCCGGATCGCGTGCGTGAAACCCTGTTCAACTGGCTCGCGCCGTACATCGGCGGCGCCAAGGTGCTGGACCCGTTTGCCGGCAGCGGCGCGCTGTTCCTCGAAGCGCTGTCCCGTGGCGCGGCGCAAGGCCAGGCGCTGGATGCCAGCAATGTGGCCGTCTCCAGCCTCAAGGAACACCTGGGCACCCTGCGCTGCACCACCGGCCAGGTTCAGACCGCCGACGCGTTGCGCTACCTGGAAACCCAGCCGGCCACCGAGTACGACGTGGTGTTCCTCGACCCGCCGTTCAACCAGAACCTGCTGCCGACAGTGTGTGCGTTGCTGGAAGAGCGCCAATGGCTGGCACCGGATGCATGGATCTACACTGAAAGCGAGACCGCACCGTCGACCCTCGGCCTGCCGGGTAGCTGGCGCCTGCACCGGGAGCAGAAGTCCGGTCGGGTGTATTACGCGTTGTGGCACCGTTTGGTGGAAAGCGCTGCCTGATTTATGGCGAGCGGGCTGGCCCCGCTCGCCACAACAAGCTCGCTCGCTACAGAGATATCCATGATCCCTTCCGTCGACCTGTTCAAACCCGCCTTCGGCCTCGGCAACCCGCACCTGCAAACGCTTTGGGGGCCATTGTGGCGCCCTACCACCCATATCGAACGCCAGCGCGAGCGCCTATGGTTGGACGACGGCGACTTTCTCGACCTCGACTGGCATGGCCCCCATGACGCGCAAGCGCCGTTGGTGCTGGTGCTGCATGGGCTGACGGGGTCGTCCAATTCGCCCTACGTGGCCGGCCTGCAAAAAGCCCTCGCGTCCCAAGGCTGGGCCAGCGCAGCGTTGAACTGGCGCGGGTGCTCGGGCGAACCCAACCTCTTGGCGCGCAGCTATCACTCGGGCGCCAGCGAGGACCTGGCGGCCGCGATTGCCCATCTGCGCACCCAGCGGCCGTTGGCTCCGCTGTACGCCGTGGGTTATTCGCTGGGGGGCAATGTGCTGCTCAAGCACCTGGGAGAAACCGGCGAAGCCTCCGGGCTGCAAGGCGCGGCGGCAGTGTCGGTGCCGTTTCGGCTGGATCAATGTGCAGATCGCATCGGGTTGGGCTTTTCGCGGGTTTATCAAAAGCATTTCATGCGCGAGATGTTGGCGTATATCCGCCTCAAACAGAGCCGGTTTCTACAGGATGGTCGGGCTGACGGGCTAAAAACCCTGGAAGCACTGGGCTCTCTGGAGAAGATGCGCACATTCTGGGACTTCGACGGGCGGGTAACCGCGCCGCTGCATGGGTTCCTCAGTGCAGAAGACTATTACCGCCGCGCATCGAGCCGTTACTACCTGGGCGAAATCCGTACCCCCACCCTGATCATCCAGGCCGCCGATGACCCCTTCGTGTTCGCCCACAGCCTGCCCGAGGCCAGCGAACTGTCGGACTGCACCGAGTTCGAGTTGCTGGCCAAGGGTGGGCATGTGGGGTTTGTCGAGGGTTCGCTGAAGCACCCCAGCTACTACCTGGAGCGCCGCATCCCGCAATGGTTGCGGGAGGAGCACGCTAAATAATGAGGCAGCGGGCTTGCCCGCTCCCACATTTCGATTGGGTTTACACACCAGGCAAATCAGTCGCCGGTTACAACTTCCCGCGCCGGATCAGTAATCCACTCGCTCCACGACCCTGCATACAACTTGCCCAACGGATAACCCGCCAAACTCAGGGCAAACAGGTTGTGACACGCCGTCACGCCCGAACCGCAATACGCCACCAGTGCATCCGGCGAACGCCCCTGCAACTGCGCGGCGAAGCGCTGTTTGAGCTGCTCAGCCGGCAGGAAGCGCCCATCGCTGCCCAGGTTTTCATTGAATGCCGCACATTGCGCGCCGGGAATGTGCCCGGCGATCGGGTCGATCGGCTCCACGTCGCCACGAAACCGTGGTTGGGCACGGGCATCGATCAAGGTCATGCCCGGTTCGCCCAGGCGCTTTTGCAGGTGTTGCGCATCCAATACCAGCTGATTATCCGGCGTACCGGCAAATGTTCCCGGCTCAACCACAGGTGCGTCCAGGCTCAGCGGGAAACCTGCCGTGTGCCAGGCCTTGAGGCCACCGTCCAGAATAAACACGCCATCACGCTTGCCCAGCCAGGCCAGCAGCCACCAGGCGCGGGCGGCATAGGCGCCGGGGCCGTCGTCATACAGCACGATATCGGTGTCGGCGTTGATGCCCCAGGCCCGCAGTTGCACAACCAACGTATCCGCTGCCGGTAGCGGGTGGCGACCGGTCACGCCCTTGGTCACCTGCCCGCTGAGGTGGCGCTCCAGGTCGGCGTATTGCGCGCCTTCGATATGCCCTTCGGCGTAGCTGCAAAGCCCATAATCCGGGTCTTCCAGGGCGAAGCGGCAATCCAGGATCACCAGCCCGCCGCGCGGTTGGCGCTCGGCCAATTGCTGGGGGCTGATCAGTTGGGCAAGCGGCATGACAGGACTCCTGTGAACAGATTCGAGAAAGGGCCTACTTCACTTCTTCCAGTGCCTGATTCAACGGCACGTAAAACTCTTTGAACAAGGCATCCACTGCGTCTTTCGCCTCGGCGGTAACAAACCCCGCCTCCAGCACCAGCACCTGATACACACCGCGCTTGATCGCTTCGGCGCTCAAGTGAGCGGAGTTTTCATTGGTGGTGCACAGAAAGCGCACCCAAGAGGTGAGGATGATCCAGGCATTCAGGGTTAGCGCTTCGGTTTGCACCGGGTCCATATTGAGGATGCCCGCCTCGACAAACCCCTGATAAATGGCGCTGCCCTGGATCAGGCAGCGCTGGGAAAACCGCCGGTAGCCGGTGGCAAGTTCCGGGTCGCTTTCCAGCAGATGTTCAAGGTCACGGTGCAGGAAACGGTAGCGCCACATGCCGGCCAGCACGGCCTGCAGGTAGAAACGTTTGTCTTCGACGGTCACGGCGCGGCCTTGGGGCGGGCGCAAAAAACTGTCTACCAGGGCTTCGTATTCACGAAACAACACGGCGATGATCGCCTGCTTATTGGGGAAGTGGTAGTACAGGTTGCCCGGGGAAATTTCCATATGGGCGGCGATATGGTTGGTGCTGACACTGCGTTCACCCTGCTGGTTAAAAAGCTCCAGGCTGGTTTGCACAATGCGCTCGCTGGTCTTTACTCGTGGTGCCATAGGGGATCAGCTTCTGAACACGTGATGAAGCATCTTACGGCCTATCCTGCTCAGGATAAATCCGCATGTTGCTGCAATGTTATT of Pseudomonas fluorescens contains these proteins:
- a CDS encoding M16 family metallopeptidase, producing MSDRKSSRLIFPGLVVVTLIAASAVYFLRPSESVASQALDKAQSANKLQSLAELDGKAPTNRKLDVQTWTTAEGAKVLFVEAHELPMFDMRILFAAGSSQDGSSPGVALLTNAMLNEGVPGKDVSQIASGFEGLGADFGNGAYRDMALVSLRSLSDSDKREAALALFDDVIGKPTFPADSLARIKNQILAGFEYQKQNPAKLASLELFKRLYGDHPYAHPSEGTPDSIPKITLAQLQAFHAKAYAAGNAVIAVVGDLTRAEAEAMTAKVSASLPKGPALAKIAQPTEPKAGLSHIEFPSKQTHLLFAQLGIDRADPDYAALSLGNQILGGGGFGTRLMSEVREKRGLTYGVYSGFSPMQVRGPFMINLQTRAEMSGGTLRLVEDVLADYLKTGPTQKELDDAKRELAGSFPLSTASNADIVGQLGAMGFYNLPLSYLEDFMKQSQALTVEQVKAAMNKHLSADKMVIVTAGPTIAQKPLPPPTDKPAEQPLGVPEH
- a CDS encoding TetR/AcrR family transcriptional regulator, with amino-acid sequence MAPRVKTSERIVQTSLELFNQQGERSVSTNHIAAHMEISPGNLYYHFPNKQAIIAVLFREYEALVDSFLRPPQGRAVTVEDKRFYLQAVLAGMWRYRFLHRDLEHLLESDPELATGYRRFSQRCLIQGSAIYQGFVEAGILNMDPVQTEALTLNAWIILTSWVRFLCTTNENSAHLSAEAIKRGVYQVLVLEAGFVTAEAKDAVDALFKEFYVPLNQALEEVK
- the rsmD gene encoding 16S rRNA (guanine(966)-N(2))-methyltransferase RsmD — translated: MASSSRPKKPVHNVHNGVGQLRIIGGEWGSRKLSFPDVVGLRPTPDRVRETLFNWLAPYIGGAKVLDPFAGSGALFLEALSRGAAQGQALDASNVAVSSLKEHLGTLRCTTGQVQTADALRYLETQPATEYDVVFLDPPFNQNLLPTVCALLEERQWLAPDAWIYTESETAPSTLGLPGSWRLHREQKSGRVYYALWHRLVESAA
- a CDS encoding sulfurtransferase, with the protein product MPLAQLISPQQLAERQPRGGLVILDCRFALEDPDYGLCSYAEGHIEGAQYADLERHLSGQVTKGVTGRHPLPAADTLVVQLRAWGINADTDIVLYDDGPGAYAARAWWLLAWLGKRDGVFILDGGLKAWHTAGFPLSLDAPVVEPGTFAGTPDNQLVLDAQHLQKRLGEPGMTLIDARAQPRFRGDVEPIDPIAGHIPGAQCAAFNENLGSDGRFLPAEQLKQRFAAQLQGRSPDALVAYCGSGVTACHNLFALSLAGYPLGKLYAGSWSEWITDPAREVVTGD
- a CDS encoding hydrolase, with protein sequence MIPSVDLFKPAFGLGNPHLQTLWGPLWRPTTHIERQRERLWLDDGDFLDLDWHGPHDAQAPLVLVLHGLTGSSNSPYVAGLQKALASQGWASAALNWRGCSGEPNLLARSYHSGASEDLAAAIAHLRTQRPLAPLYAVGYSLGGNVLLKHLGETGEASGLQGAAAVSVPFRLDQCADRIGLGFSRVYQKHFMREMLAYIRLKQSRFLQDGRADGLKTLEALGSLEKMRTFWDFDGRVTAPLHGFLSAEDYYRRASSRYYLGEIRTPTLIIQAADDPFVFAHSLPEASELSDCTEFELLAKGGHVGFVEGSLKHPSYYLERRIPQWLREEHAK